Proteins co-encoded in one Tursiops truncatus isolate mTurTru1 chromosome 17, mTurTru1.mat.Y, whole genome shotgun sequence genomic window:
- the TP53INP1 gene encoding tumor protein p53-inducible nuclear protein 1 isoform X1, whose translation MFQRLNKMFVGEVNTSSNQEPEFSEKEDDEWILVDFIDTCTGFSAAEDEEEEDISEESPTEHPSVFSCLPASLECLTDTSDSCFLQFESCPMEESWFITPPPCFTAGGLTTIKVETSPMENLLIEHPSMSVYAVHNPCPSLSEAHCGTEEFHNPSSPRVEAQNEMGQHIHCYVAALAAHTAFLEQPKSFRPSQWIKEHSERQSLNRNSLRRQNLTRDCHSRQIKHNGWAVHQPCPRQYNY comes from the exons ATGTTTCAGAGACTGAATAAAATGTTTGTGGGTGAAGTCAATACTTCTTCCAACCAAGAACCAGAATTTAGTGAGAAAGAAGATGATGAATGGATTCTTGTTGACTTCATAG ACACTTGCACTGGTTTCTCAGCAGCAGAAGACGAGGAAGAAGAAGACATCAGTGAAGAGTCACCTACCGAGCACCCTTCAGTCTTTTCCTGTTTACCCGCGTCTCTCGAGTGCTTAACTGATACAAGTGATTCCTGCTTCCTCCAGTTTGAGTCCTGTCCGATGGAGGAGAGCTGGTTTATCACCCCTCCCCCGTGTTTTACTGCAGGTGGATTAACCACTATCAAGGTGGAAACCAGTCCTATGGAAAACCTTCTCATCGAACACCCCAGCATGTCTGTCTATGCTGTGCAtaacccctgccccagcctcagtgaggccCACTGTGGGACTGAGGAATTTCATAACCCAAGCAGTCCCAG agtGGAAGCTCAGAATGAAATGGGGCAGCACATTCATTGCTATGTTGCAGCTCTCGCTGCTCATACAGCTTTTCTGGAGCAACCCAAGAGCTTTCGCCCTTCCCAGTGGATAAAAGAACACAGTGAAAGACAGTCTCTGAACAGAAATAGCCTTCGTCGCCAAAATCTTACCAGGGATTGCCACTCTCGGCAAATCAAGCACAATGGCTGGGCTGTCCATCAGCCCTGCCCACGTCAGTACAATTACTAA
- the TP53INP1 gene encoding tumor protein p53-inducible nuclear protein 1 isoform X2 → MFQRLNKMFVGEVNTSSNQEPEFSEKEDDEWILVDFIDTCTGFSAAEDEEEEDISEESPTEHPSVFSCLPASLECLTDTSDSCFLQFESCPMEESWFITPPPCFTAGGLTTIKVETSPMENLLIEHPSMSVYAVHNPCPSLSEAHCGTEEFHNPSSPRARKSCL, encoded by the exons ATGTTTCAGAGACTGAATAAAATGTTTGTGGGTGAAGTCAATACTTCTTCCAACCAAGAACCAGAATTTAGTGAGAAAGAAGATGATGAATGGATTCTTGTTGACTTCATAG ACACTTGCACTGGTTTCTCAGCAGCAGAAGACGAGGAAGAAGAAGACATCAGTGAAGAGTCACCTACCGAGCACCCTTCAGTCTTTTCCTGTTTACCCGCGTCTCTCGAGTGCTTAACTGATACAAGTGATTCCTGCTTCCTCCAGTTTGAGTCCTGTCCGATGGAGGAGAGCTGGTTTATCACCCCTCCCCCGTGTTTTACTGCAGGTGGATTAACCACTATCAAGGTGGAAACCAGTCCTATGGAAAACCTTCTCATCGAACACCCCAGCATGTCTGTCTATGCTGTGCAtaacccctgccccagcctcagtgaggccCACTGTGGGACTGAGGAATTTCATAACCCAAGCAGTCCCAG GGCCAGGAAAAGCTGCTTATAA